In a genomic window of Papilio machaon chromosome 4, ilPapMach1.1, whole genome shotgun sequence:
- the LOC106718527 gene encoding annexin B9 isoform X1, with amino-acid sequence MNPYQQGQSGYPQQPYLHNIGFCNTAPQSFGNPMPMAGFPTMGYPPPQPGYPAASGYPQPSQPYPQQNTGYPPSQGYPNNAQGYTQSAQGYPQTAQGYPPSAQAYPQSAQGYPQAQTGYSQASPGYPQTDKYQSYPPHNQSQSQSQQTYSVSSNPMANTPESKPTVVPANPFDPREDAAVLRKAMKGFGTDEKAIIQVLTRRSNEQRLRIAFEFKTLYGKDLVSDLKSETSGKFEDLLVALMTPLPQFYAKELHDATAGIGTDEDVLIEVMCTMSNHEIHVIKQAYTAIYGTLLEDDLRGDTSGNFKRLMTSLCMGNRSEDFHVDQQKAREDARSLLQAGELRLGTDESVFNAVLCSRSFPQLAAIFQEYHFLTGHDIDDAIKAEFSGDLEKALRAIVKVVRNKPLFFAERLHKSMKGLGTNDRQLIRIMVTRCEVDLGDISNMFHSKYGETLQSWIEGDCSGHYKKCLLGLLGLY; translated from the exons atgaatCCGTATCAACAA GGCCAATCGGGGTATCCGCAACAGCCATACCTACATAACATTGGATTTTGCAACACGGCTCCACAGTCGTTCGGAAATCCGATGCCAATGGCGGGGTTTCCTACAATGGGGTATCCTCCGCCACAGCCAGGATATCCTGCAGCGTCCGGTTATCCTCAACCCAGCCAGCCCTACCCACAACAAAATACTGGGTATCCCCCAAGTCAGGGCTATCCTAATAATGCTCAGGGGTATACCCAATCTGCTCAGGGATACCCTCAAACTGCTCAAGGATATCCACCATCTGCTCAAGCATACCCACAATCAGCTCAAGGATACCCACAAGCTCAAACAGGGTACTCCCAGGCAAGTCCGGGTTATCCACAGACCGATAAATATCAGAGCTACCCACCCCATAATCAGTCTCAGTCACAAAGCCAACAAACTTACAGTGTATCATCAAACCCAATGGCAAACACTCCTGAG tcCAAACCGACCGTGGTGCCGGCGAATCCTTTCGACCCGCGTGAAGATGCAGCGGTCCTTCGCAAGGCTATGAAAGGTTTCGGCACTGATGAGAAGGCCATCATACAAGTGCTGACACGCCGCAGCAACGAGCAGCGCCTGCGCATCGCATTCGAATTCAAGACTCTTTATGGAAAG GATCTTGTGTCGGACTTGAAGAGCGAAACGAGCGGCAAGTTCGAGGATCTGTTGGTGGCGCTGATGACACCATTACCTCAGTTCTACGCTAAGGAGCTGCACGATGCCACCGCTGGTATTGGCACTGATGAGGACGTGCTCATCGAGGTTATGTGCACAATGTCCAACCATGAGATACATGTCATCAAGCAGGCGTACACCGCCA tttatgGGACCTTGCTCGAGGATGATCTGCGCGGTGACACTTCGGGCAACTTCAAGCGGCTGATGACGTCACTCTGTATG gGTAACAGATCTGAAGATTTCCACGTAGATCAACAAAAAGCTAGAGAAGACGCAAGAAGCTTGTTGCAAGCAg GTGAGCTGCGCCTGGGCACAGATGAGTCGGTGTTCAACGCAGTGTTGTGTTCGCGTTCATTCCCACAGCTGGCTGCCATCTTCCAGGAGTACCACTTCCTCACCGGACACGACATCGACGATGCCATCAAGGCGGAGTTCTCCGGAGATCTGGAGAAAGCCTTACGAGCTATCG TGAAAGTTGTCCGCAACAAGCCGCTGTTCTTCGCAGAACGTCTGCACAAGTCTATGAAGGGTCTTGGTACTAACGACCGTCAGCTCATACGTATCATGGTGACTCGCTGCGAAGTCGATCTCGGAGACATCTCCAACATGTTCCACTCCAAGTATGGAGAGACATTGCAGAGCTGGATCGAG gGCGACTGTTCCGGTCATTACAAGAAATGTTTACTGGGTTTGCTCGGCCTTTATTAA
- the LOC106718527 gene encoding annexin B9 isoform X2, which translates to MSSVTSNSSMRSAYRATIGLRRGFKSFRFTSKPTVVPANPFDPREDAAVLRKAMKGFGTDEKAIIQVLTRRSNEQRLRIAFEFKTLYGKDLVSDLKSETSGKFEDLLVALMTPLPQFYAKELHDATAGIGTDEDVLIEVMCTMSNHEIHVIKQAYTAIYGTLLEDDLRGDTSGNFKRLMTSLCMGNRSEDFHVDQQKAREDARSLLQAGELRLGTDESVFNAVLCSRSFPQLAAIFQEYHFLTGHDIDDAIKAEFSGDLEKALRAIVKVVRNKPLFFAERLHKSMKGLGTNDRQLIRIMVTRCEVDLGDISNMFHSKYGETLQSWIEGDCSGHYKKCLLGLLGLY; encoded by the exons ATGTCCTCTGTCACATCTAATTCTAGTATGCGCAGCGCCTATAGAGCCACGATTGGTTTACGGCGCGGGTTCAAATCGTTCCGTTTCACG tcCAAACCGACCGTGGTGCCGGCGAATCCTTTCGACCCGCGTGAAGATGCAGCGGTCCTTCGCAAGGCTATGAAAGGTTTCGGCACTGATGAGAAGGCCATCATACAAGTGCTGACACGCCGCAGCAACGAGCAGCGCCTGCGCATCGCATTCGAATTCAAGACTCTTTATGGAAAG GATCTTGTGTCGGACTTGAAGAGCGAAACGAGCGGCAAGTTCGAGGATCTGTTGGTGGCGCTGATGACACCATTACCTCAGTTCTACGCTAAGGAGCTGCACGATGCCACCGCTGGTATTGGCACTGATGAGGACGTGCTCATCGAGGTTATGTGCACAATGTCCAACCATGAGATACATGTCATCAAGCAGGCGTACACCGCCA tttatgGGACCTTGCTCGAGGATGATCTGCGCGGTGACACTTCGGGCAACTTCAAGCGGCTGATGACGTCACTCTGTATG gGTAACAGATCTGAAGATTTCCACGTAGATCAACAAAAAGCTAGAGAAGACGCAAGAAGCTTGTTGCAAGCAg GTGAGCTGCGCCTGGGCACAGATGAGTCGGTGTTCAACGCAGTGTTGTGTTCGCGTTCATTCCCACAGCTGGCTGCCATCTTCCAGGAGTACCACTTCCTCACCGGACACGACATCGACGATGCCATCAAGGCGGAGTTCTCCGGAGATCTGGAGAAAGCCTTACGAGCTATCG TGAAAGTTGTCCGCAACAAGCCGCTGTTCTTCGCAGAACGTCTGCACAAGTCTATGAAGGGTCTTGGTACTAACGACCGTCAGCTCATACGTATCATGGTGACTCGCTGCGAAGTCGATCTCGGAGACATCTCCAACATGTTCCACTCCAAGTATGGAGAGACATTGCAGAGCTGGATCGAG gGCGACTGTTCCGGTCATTACAAGAAATGTTTACTGGGTTTGCTCGGCCTTTATTAA
- the LOC106718527 gene encoding annexin B9 isoform X3, with protein sequence MNPYQQSKPTVVPANPFDPREDAAVLRKAMKGFGTDEKAIIQVLTRRSNEQRLRIAFEFKTLYGKDLVSDLKSETSGKFEDLLVALMTPLPQFYAKELHDATAGIGTDEDVLIEVMCTMSNHEIHVIKQAYTAIYGTLLEDDLRGDTSGNFKRLMTSLCMGNRSEDFHVDQQKAREDARSLLQAGELRLGTDESVFNAVLCSRSFPQLAAIFQEYHFLTGHDIDDAIKAEFSGDLEKALRAIVKVVRNKPLFFAERLHKSMKGLGTNDRQLIRIMVTRCEVDLGDISNMFHSKYGETLQSWIEGDCSGHYKKCLLGLLGLY encoded by the exons atgaatCCGTATCAACAA tcCAAACCGACCGTGGTGCCGGCGAATCCTTTCGACCCGCGTGAAGATGCAGCGGTCCTTCGCAAGGCTATGAAAGGTTTCGGCACTGATGAGAAGGCCATCATACAAGTGCTGACACGCCGCAGCAACGAGCAGCGCCTGCGCATCGCATTCGAATTCAAGACTCTTTATGGAAAG GATCTTGTGTCGGACTTGAAGAGCGAAACGAGCGGCAAGTTCGAGGATCTGTTGGTGGCGCTGATGACACCATTACCTCAGTTCTACGCTAAGGAGCTGCACGATGCCACCGCTGGTATTGGCACTGATGAGGACGTGCTCATCGAGGTTATGTGCACAATGTCCAACCATGAGATACATGTCATCAAGCAGGCGTACACCGCCA tttatgGGACCTTGCTCGAGGATGATCTGCGCGGTGACACTTCGGGCAACTTCAAGCGGCTGATGACGTCACTCTGTATG gGTAACAGATCTGAAGATTTCCACGTAGATCAACAAAAAGCTAGAGAAGACGCAAGAAGCTTGTTGCAAGCAg GTGAGCTGCGCCTGGGCACAGATGAGTCGGTGTTCAACGCAGTGTTGTGTTCGCGTTCATTCCCACAGCTGGCTGCCATCTTCCAGGAGTACCACTTCCTCACCGGACACGACATCGACGATGCCATCAAGGCGGAGTTCTCCGGAGATCTGGAGAAAGCCTTACGAGCTATCG TGAAAGTTGTCCGCAACAAGCCGCTGTTCTTCGCAGAACGTCTGCACAAGTCTATGAAGGGTCTTGGTACTAACGACCGTCAGCTCATACGTATCATGGTGACTCGCTGCGAAGTCGATCTCGGAGACATCTCCAACATGTTCCACTCCAAGTATGGAGAGACATTGCAGAGCTGGATCGAG gGCGACTGTTCCGGTCATTACAAGAAATGTTTACTGGGTTTGCTCGGCCTTTATTAA